Sequence from the Chrysemys picta bellii isolate R12L10 chromosome 23, ASM1138683v2, whole genome shotgun sequence genome:
TAGCCCTTTCCTTTTAAAGGCATTTCTTTCAATATGGGGTAGATTTGTTCCATGGAAACACAGCaggaaaatgtaatatttttgagAGAAAGTAGAAATGAACTGCCACTCAGCATAAATTCCCTCCCTCCGGATCCCATTTTCCTGCATTCTGGAACTGGGACAGTTGTTTGCCGGCAGTACAGTACGTTCTCTGTTAAAAGTACTGAGTACTTGTTTTTATATGCTGAATATTATATTCCGTTACCAGCGTGATCAGGTAGGAGTAAGAGGGAGGGAGAGTACACATGTAATATTACATACAAAGAAAACcatgttaaaataacattatgtACACTCAAGGACTCAAAATTAGGAACCGCTAGATTTACAGATGCCCATGCCACCTTAATGTGTCCCCTCTTGTggctccatcctgtgcactgaaatgGAGTATGGGTGCTGGAGAAAAAATAGTACATGATTGTGTGATTAAAGACTATGTCATAACGCATATGCCtgttgcaaggtgctgagtgcctttaACCTTCTCTGATGCTGATGGAGAATCATAGAGGAAGTGCCGACAATGAAACTCCAACAGCATGTGACATCTGCCAACATGATGAATGCCCCACAGTGGATTTTCAGACCAGGGAACAACATGAAGAGAGCCCCTCATAGCACTAAAAGCTAACCCCCTCGTGGTTATAAATACAGGCAACCTCTTCATGTCATGCTACTAGAGCTCGCTGCTACTTTTGACACAGTAGATCACAAGGTACTGTTAAACTACCTATGTGACATGGCTGAAGTCGACAGTgcaggagaatcatagaatcataggccttgtctacactacgagagtagttcgattttacttgcatcgaatttttgtaatcgatattgcaaagtcgaacgtgtgtgtccacactaaggacagtaattcgactttgtgcgtccacactaacggtgatagcgtcgacattcgaagcggtgcactgtggtcagctatcccacagttcccgcagtcccctctgcccattggaattctgggtgtagccggcaatgccttctgggtaacaaaatgagtcgagggtgcttttgggaaactgtcgtcatccgtccatcactcccgccctccctccctgaaagcgccggcgggaaaacagttcgcgcgcttttccagtcattgacagcgcggacgccactgtactccgagcatggagcccgctgcgaccatcgctgcagttgtggccgctctcaacgtttcgcagcttatcataaaggtttccctgaggcagatgcagaaaagtcaggcgaggaggctacggcaccgcggtgatgtcctgaagtctgagagtagcacagacctgtcagaaagcaggcgacccagcgccgaggacatcacagtggcaatgggtcatgttgatgccgtggaacggcgattctgggcacgggagacaagcactgagtggtgggaccgcatagtgctgcaggtctgggatgaatcccagtggctgcgaaactttcgcatgcggaagggaactttcctggaactttgtgagttgctgtcccctgccctgaagcgcagtgacacccggttgcgagctgcactgagtgtacagaagcgagtggccatagccctgtggaagcttgcaacgccagacagctaccggtcagtcgcgaaccagtttggggtgggcaaatctaccgtgggggttgttgtgatgcaagtagcgaaggcaatcgttgatgtactgctgccaaaggtagtgaccctgggaaacgtggaggcgatcatagatggcttcgcagcgatgggattcccaaactgcggtggggccatagatggaactcacatccctatcctggcaccggaccaccaggccacccagtacattaaccgaaagggatacttttccatggtgctgcaagcactggtggaccacaggggacgttttaccaacatctacgtgggatggccgggcaaggttcatgacgctcgtgttttcaggaactctggtctgtttagacggctgcaacaaggtatttacttcccggaccacaaaataactgttggggatgtggagatgcctatagtcatcctcggggacccagcctacccgctaatgccctggctcatgaagccctatactggcgccctggacactgaaaaagaactcttcaactaccggctgagcaagtgcagaatggtggtggagtgtgcttttggccgtctcaaggggagatggagaagcttactgactcgctgtgatctcagcgaaaccaatatccccattgttatagcagcttgctgtgtgctccacaatctctgtgagagcaagggggagacctttatggcggggtgggaggttgaggaaaatagcctggctggtgattactcacagccagacagccgggcgattagaagagaccagcgggaagcgctgtgcatccgggaggctttgaaagcaaagttcctgagtgagcagggtaacctgtgattttatagtttgtgtactgagaagctaaacctgcccccgtttctttacccaggtaatgttgactatcctatccagttacatacccccttcaccccccctccaacacacgtgtcgaaataaaaatagttctactttgttaaagcacaccgttttctttaatactgttttagcgggaattttttaaaactgggacgcagactgtggtgcggggcgggtctagtgttgtgatgcgaatgcagcttctaaactcaaggattgacaggctccgctgcggtgggatgcttgtttcaacggagcctgtcacccctcctgatcgggactgtgtgtatgggaggtctatttgactttgtggcagggggaggacggttacagatcccatgctgtgtggctctgtgatcctgtctaaggaccggcgcttaagatctgtaactgccctcccccgccacaaagtcacagagcaacccaccccccccaacattacatcaaaacaacctcccagactaaccggggcaactagtcactgcatcactgcactgtgtatgtgccctgctgctgtgcctgcccccgactatgtaccctgccaaaggagactgtcctgtccaatttccaaccccctttcccctcctcctccaaaagaacatgattgaaacagtagttaacagaaacgaattttttattatcaactacacatggcattgggaggtgaaacttggacgtgggcttgtgtcaggcaggaaggaaagaacttttcaaattttgggaaatgagagccttctgctactagagctctctgcaggggtggagtgagagttagcagggactctgccgcctctccttctttgcactttgggtgaggtgggtatgggacttggtggcgggggagggcggttagagatggactgcagcggggctctgtcctcctgcctccgttcctgcagaacatccacaaggcgccggagcgtgtccgtttgctccctcagtagtccaagcagcgtttgagtcgcctgctggtcttcctgccgccacctctcctcccgatccatgttggcttggtgcattcgggtcaagttctcccgccactgggtctgctgtgctgcctgggcttgggaagaggccataagctcagagaacatgtcctcccatgtcctcttcttcctacgcctaatccgcgctagcctctgggagtgtgattccaggctaggttgtgagacagtcgcagacggggctgtggaaatgggaaaaagggagtgaattcctctgaaagataaatgtagttgtgaacaaagaacatagtctttctctgtgaacaagaccatgcacagcacctttcacatgcgcactcagcacaaggtcgaattctcggccttcgcattctgtgcctggggtcttgaacagcacatttgagaagcgaggcagcacaacggaatttctgttgcaggcagacatggtaagccgtacacttgtggcagtttaaaacttttatattaccactggcctcatttcacatttaaatcaatgtcagtccctgctgccagcaatccggcaagcgggaactctgcccctgtcccaccccctcgcggctgtccccgggaatgatccctttcggctgcccctctcccgcctccaccgcgtggctgcaaaccagcggtgacagttctgtaaaggaacgggaaagcagtcccaacactaacattcccctacctaattaaaagcaggtcaccatggccgacatcaccctgatgaggatctccgagagcgacaaagagagaatgctccgggaaagcctccaaagaccagggccgtatgccgccctgctgtgcagagcaatgatccccgagtacctgataatctcgtggcgcggcaacgtgtcgtacttcggaggacccaataaggccgctctccccaagaacctcatgcaacggctttcaagttacctccaggagagcttcatcgagatgtcccaggaggattactgctctatccccgcacatatagaccgcattttactgtagctgcagtagcagggaatacacagtagagcggcttgtgcaggacaatcactgaaaaccggacattgctagatttcttttcaaaacttgcactgccccttactaaaccgttaagcgcctagggcacactaatcatgaacaacccattcttttaattgttaatattcctgttttgttaaaaataaatgtttagatgtttacaacacttactggctgatccttcaccagattctgtgtccggggtaatggctggggacgcttcgtaggggatctctgtaagggtgatgaagagatcctggctgtcggggaaatcagcgttgtgagagctgccaactgcctcgccctcctcatctccttcctcatcttccccgtcccctaacatgtctgaggaaccggccgtggacagtatcccatcctcagagtccacggtcactggtggggtagtggtggcggcagcaccgaggatggaatgcagtgcctcgtagaaacgggatgtctggggatgggatccggagcgtccgtttgcctctttggtcttctggtagccttgtctcagctccttgattttcacgcggcactgcgttgcatcccggctgtatcctctctctgccatgtctttagagatcttctcgtagatctttgcattccttcttttggatcgcagctcggaaagcacggactcatcgccccacacagcgatgagatccaagacttcacgatcagtccatgctggggctctctttctattcccagactgcatggccatcactgctggagagctctgcatcgttgccagtgctgctgtgctcgccacgatgtccagacaggaaatgagattcaaactggccagacaggaaaaggaattcaaattcaaattttcccggggcttttcctgtgtggctggtcagagcatccgagctcgcactgctgtccagagcgtcaacagagtggtgcactgtgggatagctcccggagctattagcgtcgatttccatccacacctagcctaattcgacatggccatgtcgaatttagcgctactcccctcgtcggggaggagtacagaagtcgaattaaagagacctctatgtcgaactaaatagcatcgcagtgtggacgggtgcagggttaattcgatttaacggcgctaacttcgacataaacgcctagtgtagaccaggccatagactatcagggttggaagggacctcaggaggtcatctagtccaaccccctgctcaaaggaggaccaatccccaactaaatcatcccagccaaggctgcgtcaagcttgaccttaaaaacctctaaggaaggagattccaccacctccctagggaacctattccagtgcttcaccaccctccgaatgaaaaagtttttcctaatatacaacctaaacctcccccactgcaacttgagaccattgctccttgttctgtcatctgctaccatcctctttggaaccccctttcaggtagctgaaagcagctatcaaatcccccctcattcttctcttctgcagactaaataaccacagttccttcagcccctcctcataagacatgtgctccagccccctaatcatttttgttgccctctgctggactctttccaatttttccacatccttcttgtagtgtggggcccaaaactggacacagtactccagatgaggcctcaccaatgtcgaatagaggggaatgatcacgtccctcgatctgctgacaatgcccctacttatacagcccaaaacgccgttagccttcttggcaacaagggcacactgttgactcataaccagcttcttgtccactgtaatccctaggtgcttttctgcagaactgctgcctagccattcggtccctagtctgtaacagtgaatgggattcttccgtcctaagtgcaggactctgcacttgtccttgttgaacgtcatcaggtttcttttggcccaatcctctaatttgtctaggtccctctgtatcctatccctaccctccagcgtatctaccactcctcccagtttagtgtcatctgcaaacttgctgaaggtgcagtccacaccatcctccagatcattaatgaagatgttgaacaaagctggccccaggaccgacccttgggcactccgcttgatatcggctgccaactagacatggagccattgatcactacccattgagcccgatgatctagccaacttcctctccaccttatagtccattcatgcagcccatacttctttaaattgctggcaagaatactgtgggagaccatatcaaaaactttgctaaagtcaaggaataacacatccagtgcattgagtacattagctttttccatatcctcggtcactgggttgcctcccccattcagtaaggggtccacacttaccttgactttcttcttgttgctaacatacctgtagaaacccttcttgttactcttaacatcccttgctagctgcaactccaagtgtgatttggccttcctgatttcactcctgcatgcctgagcaatatttttatactcctccctggtcatttgtccaatcttccacttcttgtaagcttcttttttgtgtttaaaatcagcaaggatttcactgttaagccaagttggtcacctgtcatatttactattctttctacacatcgggatgctttgttcctgcaacctcaataaggattctttaaaatacagccagatctcctagactcctttccccctcatgttattctcccaggggatcctgcccaccagttccccgagggagtcaaagtctgcttttctgaagtccagggtccatattctgctgctctcctttcttccttgtgccaGGATCctaaactcaaccatctcatggtcactgcctcccaggttcccatccacttttgcttcccctactaattcttcccgttttgtaagcagcaggtcaagaagagctctgccctccagcacttgcaccacgaaattgtcccctacactttccaaaaacgtcctggattgtctgttCACCGCTGTATTGTTCTCCCAGCATATATccgggtgattgaagtctcccatgagaaccagggcctgtgatctagtaacttctgttagctgctggaagaaagcctcgtctacctcatccccctggtctggtggtctatagcagactcgcatcacgacatcacccttgttgctcacacttctaaacttaatccagagactctcaggtttttttgcagtttcataccggagctctgaacagtcatactcctctcttacatacaatgcaactcccccaccttttctgccctgcctgtccttcctgaacagtttatatccatccatgacaatactccagttatgtgaattatcccaccaagtctctgttattccaatcacatcatagttccctgactgtgccaggacttccagttctccctgcttgtttcccaggcttcttgcatttgtgtataggcacttaagataactcgctgagaACAATGGGTCCAAACCCTCTTTTCCAGGGGACCTCAGTAAATGGTGGTAAATAGTTGCTATCCTTTTCCCTAAAGTGCCTCCTCTTCTCTTCAGCATCTACATGAGACCAGTTTGGAGGGTCATAAGAAATCACCTTCTGGATGAAGAGCATCTGGCTCAAACTCAACCTGGGCAAGACCGAAATGATGCTGATTGAAAGGGGGAAACATTTTGAAGTAGCCAAAATTCCCTTACACTGCATGCATGTACCTCCTATTTGTCAAAGTGCTGTGATCCCTCAGGGCGCTCTCTGACTCATCACTGACCCAGATGATCAGGTTTCTGCAGGTATAAAAGAGAAGAACTCGGTCCTTTTTTTCTAATAGGACAGTGTCTTGATCTGGAGTCTTGTTGATGGCACTAACATCACTGGAGTTCTAGTTCCTCTCTCCAGTGACTGGTCTTCCAGCGTCTATTTTTTCTTCTTACCTTATCAAATTTTGCTTATTATGAAGGATTTCTTGTACAGAATTCTGCTCAGATGTTTTAGAATACTTCTTTTGCCTAAATGGGGTCTCCAtaaaaaagacaaataaaaatgtgGAAGTTGTATTTAGGCCAGCATCGCTCTTATTAAAACAGATAGAAAAGCTCTGGTCAGTTCAGAGTGATCTCTGCATGGGTAACATGGGTGGCAAGCAAGACTCTTAattcttttaaacttttttcatTCATCTGTCTTTTCACATGTGGTCTTGGCGGTGATTCTAGCTATCTCAGAGAGTAGTGCTTTCTACCAGCTAAGGAACCAAAGATATTTAAGTCCAAGATATTTATACAAAATGTTAATAAACAGAGATTTTGTTGTTTACATATTTGAAGTACCGAATGTTTAGATAGCATTTGGATCCTGTAAATTGTTCTGAACACAATTTTATAAATACAGTATATTTTTGCAAATTTAGAAAgcaaattccttttttttttaattggccaaAAATTAATAGCCTTTGGTTATTATATGAGGAATCTATTACCTATTCTATGTGTACCTGTAGAATGTATTGTATACCATTTATTTAATGTGTGGAGTTCCATTCTTAGATTCGCTATTGTCAGACTGTActataaccactgggctatagatcCCACTTATTTTCCTTTGTTCCCACTCTGCGCACTCTATTATTTTGCTAAGtttttaaatcattattattttctctgtcaTGGAGGCATTCTCTATATTTACTTAAATTGCCAGGGTTATTCTTGTCAATCCTATTTCTTTAATACCTCTTTCTTGCTGACATGCATACTTGTATTATATATTCTTTCTGCatgaattaacaaaacaaaaaagttcatAATTGCAGAGTGCACTTATGACTTAGAAATTCCATTGATGGCCCTTGGAGCAGCAAGCGCAAGCAAATCTGTACCCTGCTGATCGACCTACAGCTAGTCCTTATGGGAGGAGGTACAATATGCTGTGTAGCCCTATTGAAGTATGCCAGAAATCACACATCCCAGATTATTTTGGGAGTAATCTTTCCTTTTCAATCATCTACCTTTTCCACTGGTTTCACCTCAGTTTGACGGAACGACTtgatctgagggcttgtctacactgtgtgGTAATGCACTCAACCAGGCGGTGAGTTCTAAAGCATACTAACATGATGTGCATTTGAACCTGCTGGTGCACTTTAACGTGGTGCTGTTTGACAGATTGACACAAACACCCTTCAGAATACCTCAGCTCTCATATGGAGGGACCATTGCCAGGTCTTAGAGAGGGAGTACAATTTCAGCATCCTGTTCAGTCCTTGGTCTGCCTGCTGAGACAGCTAAGGAGGTTGACAATAGTAGTGCCTGTTTGTGTAATTTGGATACCTGTCTATTAGTAACTGCTCTGAGAACCACCAAACAAGGCAGCTACCAACCTTGGCAACCATAAAGGTGTAAGATTAGATGCCTTTACTGATCATCTGACCCATTCAGTCACCCTTGACTGACGATACTTTTAAAACTTGTGGGATGCTGTCAGTGGTCTGTTATTGGGACAGCTGGTTAGCCTCCACATATCTTGATAGGCCACAGGACTGAGAGTCTTAGGTTCTAATACTTGCTGTACATCtgactctgtgtgaccttggaaaaaataacttaaactctttgtgcctcagtttctccatttgcaaAATCAGGTGACTAAAGCTTATCCATTTTTGTCAAGTGTTTTGAGCTGTATGGATGGATAGTGTTATATAAGTGTGAAGTGTTGTCATTGTTTATTATCTTAGTACCTGGAATCAAATAATCAAATACAACAATAAGGCCTGGTTTTATAACCTGGAGGTGTTTTGCCATTTTATGCTGATAACATATCTGACAGCAGCTTTTTCTGCGACTCTGAGAAGTAGAATTTATCCTCCTATTTTGCAGTGTTTTGAAGATGCATCCATCACTATTCCTCTTCATTAAGGCTGTGCAGAAAGTGCCAGATTTTTGGATCCATGTAAAAGGTGCCTGAGAAGAAGaagcagggccagcgcttccatttaggcgacctaggtggtcgcctagggcgccaggatttggggggcggcattttgccgccttcggtggcaattcggcggtggagggtccttccgcgctccaggtcttcggtggcaattctgcggcgggtccttcactcgctccgggacccgccaccgaagtgccccgaagaccgggagcgcagaaggaccccctcgccacagaattgccgccgatgaccgggagcgtggaaggacccctgcctaggaCGCCAAAAACCATGGTGCCGCTCCTGAGAAAAAGCctagaaaaaaataatgtaaaatagtGGCTTCAGTGTTGTCTCCAACATTAACATGTTAGGAAACCATTCACGTCTGATTAGGGATGGCTATTGTATGTTGCAAAATCATGAAGACAGTATATATGTGATCTACCTAGCACAGAAGAATCCTAGATCTACAAATGTTGTGTGGCCTTTCACCTATTGAAATGCCAATTTGAATCCAGGTTGAAGTCCTGAATAAAAGAAATTCTCAGCTTGTTTCAGCCTAACTCTTCCCCAGGAATAGGACAGAAATACTTACTGAAGAGCCATTGCACATAAGGTACAGTACCACAGCTAGGGGCTGTAATCTCACTTGTAAACTAAACAGTATTAGATCAATACTTGAATGGGAGACATCTAGGGAAATCTCTGGTGTTTCAGGAAAGCAGTATCGATAACTCAGGGGGAAGCATTCTATACCAGCTGTGTTGAGGAAGATGGATGAGGTATAAAACGGAGTTCTTAGtcatttgtggtcattaaagcTCTGGTAGCACTTTGCACAAGAGTAGGATTATGAACCACGGCAGCCTGGCCAGATTCTAATCTGGGTACATTCTACTTCCCTAAAGTCCAAGTTTTTACATAATATTTCACTttctaagggtgggattttcaaaagtgcctgtgtTACTGCGGAATACAAGTGCCATTGACCTTCATGTAAGTGCTTTCGAAAATGCCACCCTACAACTTTTGTGAAAACAGCTGCCCTATTCCATTCCAGATTGCAGCATTTCATTGGGAGTGAGTCAATTCTTTCTCTAGTCTGGTGGTTCTCAAACGTATTTGAGTGTGCACCCCCTTCTTTGGTCTGTGGTAGTttgcgccctcccccccgccacacaaGTACATGTaccgattaaaaaaaatcaacatgcaactctcactaaatattaaaaacagtgagGCATTGATTCGAATACGGCCAAcgatccattgtaataagagcaaaaacaaaactgtgattgTGGTCGATGCTTACAATTAAACGTGCATTAACGTACAGATGGCAACGACTTTGTATAATGCTCTGCTAGCTTGTCAGAAATCCGTCAAAATGCACAGCGCCATCTAGAGTCGAATGCACAGCGCCATCTGAGGCcctgatatgtctggaggaatccgctttgctagttattcattgctgcGGGTGAAATGTGCGCAgtaagtcccccccccccagtttctcACGTCCCTCCCCCCCGAATACATtccatgaccccccccccttccggGTGGTCCACCAcccaatttgagaacctctgctctaatgTGTAAATTGCTTTGAGGTCCTTCAAGATTAAAGGAACTATGTAACTACATGATATTATTAATAAGAAAATTTGATCTAGTAAAGCACATGCTTGAGTGTTTGCAGTATATATACTTAGTGGTTGAAAGCTGGAGTCTTTCACATTAGTTGACAGTCTTGCTGTTTATAGACGATAAGTAGTCTCTGGATCTTAAACAAACCATTGtatagtggggggaaaaaaggcaggATAAAAGTCACCTGTGATCATCAGAAATGTCATGTCCTATATCCTGGATGACCTGACATTgtcttggggtggtggtggtgggaaaggtgattttaaaaatattagagcCTTTCCAAGGAAAAGCACATACAAGTCACGACATTTGTATTAATGTTTCCCAAGTGCTGCTCCTTTCACATGTCTGTGTTTTCAGTGGtgcctttttaaaattcaaaagggCCTGCAAGCCTTTAAACACAGCATGTGTCCAAAGTGTGGAAAATTCTCTTTGAACAGacatagtatttaaaaaaacaatacccAGGAAATGCTGGATAGCGTGTGCTGTGAAAGAGGGGCAGGCAGGAGCTGGTAT
This genomic interval carries:
- the LOC135977229 gene encoding uncharacterized protein LOC135977229, giving the protein MQSSPAVMAMQSGNRKRAPAWTDREVLDLIAVWGDESVLSELRSKRRNAKIYEKISKDMAERGYSRDATQCRVKIKELRQGYQKTKEANGRSGSHPQTSRFYEALHSILGAAATTTPPVTVDSEDGILSTAGSSDMLGDGEDEEGDEEGEAVGSSHNADFPDSQDLFITLTEIPYEASPAITPDTESGEGSATPSATVSQPSLESHSQRLARIRRRKKRTWEDMFSELMASSQAQAAQQTQWRENLTRMHQANMDREERWRQEDQQATQTLLGLLREQTDTLRRLVDVLQERRQEDRAPLQSISNRPPPPPSPIPTSPKVQRRRGGRVPANSHSTPAESSSSRRLSFPKI